One Mycolicibacterium goodii genomic region harbors:
- a CDS encoding deoxyribonuclease IV, translated as MLIGSHVDNTDPLAAAAADGADVVQFFLGNPQSWKKPKPREDAEVLKASSIPLYVHAPYLINVASANNRVRIPSRKILQDTCDAAAEIGATAVIVHGGHADDNDMEAGFTRWVKALDALNTDVPVYLENTAGGDHAMARHFDTIARLWDHIGDKGIGFCLDTCHAWAAGEALIDAVDRIKAITGRIDLVHCNDSRDAAGSGADRHANFGAGQIDPQLLAAVVKAADAPVICETAEDGRKDDIAFLREHAG; from the coding sequence GTGCTCATTGGCTCGCATGTAGACAACACCGATCCGCTGGCCGCGGCCGCCGCTGACGGCGCCGACGTCGTGCAGTTCTTCCTCGGTAACCCGCAGAGCTGGAAGAAACCCAAGCCGCGAGAGGACGCCGAGGTGCTCAAGGCGTCGTCGATCCCGCTCTACGTGCACGCGCCGTACCTGATCAACGTCGCATCGGCCAACAACCGGGTGCGCATCCCGTCCCGCAAGATCCTGCAGGACACGTGTGACGCGGCCGCCGAGATCGGCGCGACGGCCGTCATCGTGCACGGCGGCCACGCCGACGACAACGACATGGAGGCCGGTTTCACCCGCTGGGTCAAGGCGCTCGACGCGCTCAACACCGACGTGCCGGTGTATCTGGAGAACACCGCGGGCGGCGATCACGCGATGGCGCGCCACTTCGACACCATCGCGCGGTTGTGGGATCACATCGGCGACAAGGGCATCGGTTTCTGCCTCGACACGTGCCACGCCTGGGCCGCCGGTGAGGCGCTCATCGACGCCGTCGACCGCATCAAGGCGATCACGGGGCGCATCGATCTGGTGCACTGCAACGATTCCCGCGACGCGGCCGGGTCCGGTGCCGACCGGCACGCCAACTTCGGCGCCGGTCAGATCGATCCGCAACTTCTGGCCGCGGTGGTCAAGGCCGCCGACGCGCCGGTCATCTGTGAGACCGCCGAGGACGGGCGCAAGGACGACATCGCGTTTCTGCGCGAACACGCCGGCTAG
- a CDS encoding phosphatase PAP2 family protein: protein MTAVDDSATGTEPGPTTGDTAEIGTSDRGGRARVLRIVRYVAVALWAAVIVYRTITDGFAFNRELLLLYICTGLLAASIGQGKRMLYVIRDWLPFALVLVAYDLSRGAATLIGRPTLWHWQVEVDRWLFFGTVPTVWLQERLKLPHPPWWEVVISTVYMSFFILPYVVAGVLWLRDREEWKKFVRLFVGLSFVALAIYAVVPAAPPWAAARCTASDVEGGPSDPRCMFRSARGVPDGGLLGPVQSSQDGANDWIERIVTRGWGKLNLHTATALIDQGQASVNLVAAIPSLHAGLTAAVAAFLWHRVHRKWRPLLVAYPLIMAFTLVYTAEHYVIDILLGWALAATVIFAFNRFHAFRRGRSGRAGEIDLPQRLGDGPDGAGACLEPADGAGAEVQRRAAVGELDRT, encoded by the coding sequence GTGACCGCGGTTGACGATTCCGCAACTGGTACAGAACCCGGCCCAACCACCGGAGACACGGCCGAGATCGGCACTTCCGATCGGGGCGGCCGGGCGCGCGTTCTGCGCATCGTGCGGTACGTGGCCGTCGCGCTCTGGGCTGCCGTCATCGTGTACCGCACCATCACCGACGGTTTCGCCTTCAACCGCGAACTGCTGCTGCTCTACATCTGCACCGGGCTGTTGGCCGCGAGCATCGGCCAGGGCAAGCGCATGCTGTACGTCATCCGCGACTGGCTGCCGTTCGCCCTGGTGCTGGTCGCCTATGACCTGAGCCGCGGTGCGGCCACGTTGATCGGCCGCCCGACGCTGTGGCACTGGCAGGTCGAGGTCGACCGCTGGCTGTTCTTCGGCACCGTGCCGACCGTGTGGCTGCAGGAGCGCCTCAAGCTGCCGCATCCGCCGTGGTGGGAAGTCGTGATCAGCACGGTCTACATGTCGTTTTTCATCCTCCCGTACGTGGTGGCCGGTGTGCTGTGGTTGCGCGACCGCGAGGAGTGGAAGAAGTTCGTGCGGCTGTTCGTCGGACTGTCGTTTGTGGCGCTGGCCATCTACGCCGTGGTGCCCGCGGCGCCGCCATGGGCGGCGGCCCGCTGTACGGCCTCCGACGTCGAGGGTGGGCCGTCCGATCCGCGGTGCATGTTCCGTTCGGCACGCGGGGTTCCCGACGGTGGTCTGCTCGGTCCGGTGCAGAGCAGCCAGGACGGCGCCAACGACTGGATCGAGCGCATCGTCACGCGGGGCTGGGGCAAGTTGAACCTGCACACCGCGACCGCGCTGATCGACCAGGGACAGGCCAGCGTGAACCTCGTGGCGGCGATCCCGTCGCTGCACGCGGGCCTCACGGCAGCCGTCGCGGCGTTCCTATGGCACCGGGTGCACCGCAAGTGGCGTCCGCTGCTCGTGGCTTACCCGTTGATCATGGCGTTCACCCTGGTCTACACGGCCGAGCACTACGTCATCGACATCCTTTTGGGCTGGGCGCTGGCCGCGACGGTGATCTTCGCTTTCAACCGGTTCCACGCCTTCCGGCGTGGGCGGTCAGGCCGGGCCGGTGAGATAGACCTTCCGCAGCGTCTCGGTGACGGTCCAGACGGTGCTGGTGCCTGCCTTGAGCCGGCAGACGGTGCCGGGGCCGAGGTGCAGCGTCGGGCTGCCGTCGGCGAACTCGACCGAACCTGA
- a CDS encoding crotonase/enoyl-CoA hydratase family protein, whose amino-acid sequence MTHAIRPVDFDDLKTMTYEVTDRVARITFNRPEKGNAIVADTPLELSALVERADLDPNVHVILVSGRGAGFCAGFDLGAYAEGSSSAGGGSPYEGTVLSGKTQAVNHLPDHPWDPMIDYQMMSRFVRGFASLMHCDKPTVVKIHGYCVAGGTDIALHADQVIAAADAKIGYPPMRVWGVPAAGLWAHRLGDQRAKRLLFTGDCITGAQAAEWGLAVEAPDPGDLDERTERLVERIAAMPVNQLIMAKLACNSALLNQGVATSQMISTVFDGVARHTPEGHAFVATAREHGFREAVRRRDEPMGDHGRRASGV is encoded by the coding sequence GTGACGCACGCGATCCGGCCCGTCGACTTCGACGACCTCAAGACGATGACCTACGAGGTCACCGACCGGGTCGCGCGCATCACGTTCAACCGGCCCGAGAAGGGCAATGCGATCGTCGCGGACACGCCCCTTGAACTCTCGGCGCTCGTGGAGCGTGCCGATCTGGACCCGAACGTGCACGTCATCCTGGTCTCCGGGCGCGGTGCGGGATTCTGCGCCGGATTCGACCTGGGCGCGTACGCGGAAGGTTCGTCGTCGGCCGGGGGCGGCAGCCCGTACGAGGGCACCGTGCTGTCGGGAAAGACTCAGGCGGTCAACCATCTTCCGGATCACCCGTGGGATCCGATGATCGACTATCAGATGATGAGCCGCTTCGTGCGGGGCTTCGCGAGCCTGATGCACTGCGACAAGCCGACCGTGGTGAAGATCCACGGGTACTGCGTGGCCGGCGGCACCGACATCGCGCTGCACGCCGATCAGGTGATCGCCGCCGCCGATGCCAAGATCGGCTATCCGCCGATGCGGGTGTGGGGTGTGCCCGCGGCGGGGCTGTGGGCACACCGGCTGGGGGATCAGCGCGCGAAACGGCTGCTGTTCACCGGGGACTGCATCACCGGGGCGCAGGCCGCCGAATGGGGACTGGCAGTCGAGGCGCCTGACCCGGGCGATCTGGACGAACGCACCGAGCGACTCGTCGAACGGATCGCGGCGATGCCGGTCAACCAGTTGATCATGGCCAAACTCGCGTGCAATTCTGCGCTGCTCAATCAGGGCGTGGCGACCAGCCAGATGATCAGCACGGTGTTCGACGGCGTCGCCAGGCACACCCCGGAGGGCCACGCGTTCGTCGCGACGGCCCGTGAACACGGGTTCCGCGAGGCGGTGCGTCGTCGGGACGAGCCGATGGGGGACCACGGACGCAGGGCGTCAGGGGTCTGA
- a CDS encoding amidase yields MTDLTAVDELYYLEICEVADLLDRGAVTARQVTEAVLDRIDTVDQRLGAYAHVAADEALAQADESDERRRAGAARGPLDGIPLAIKDIYDKAGWPTEAGMAVRRGQVASSTATVVERLEQAGVVIVGKVHTTEGVYTEHTPPFKAPLNPWDPGRWVGVSSSGSGVAPVAGLCFGALGSDTGGSIRMPSASNGATGLKPTWGRVSRAGVVELAATLDHVGPICRSARDAGLVLGAIAGADPRDPTASLRPVPEFGTQPPASLSGVRIGVDPAWSYTDVSTDVEKAHQEAEQVLRELGAEITPVTLPDPTEAITDWFGVCAVQTARAHTGLYPENKDSYGPALAELIELGRSMSGIDYDRLLQRRLLFKGQMEAALATVDAVLIPAMSFIAPPVEKMVRMDEETTAGVHRFTVPFTLSQLPTVTFPGGFTTTEAGHAFPVGLQLVGSAFEERRIVDVVGAFQAATPWNKRHPAL; encoded by the coding sequence ATGACCGACCTGACTGCCGTGGACGAGCTGTACTACCTCGAGATCTGTGAGGTCGCAGACCTGTTGGACAGGGGAGCGGTCACCGCACGCCAGGTGACCGAGGCGGTCCTGGACCGTATCGACACGGTCGATCAGAGGCTGGGCGCCTACGCTCACGTGGCGGCCGACGAGGCGCTCGCGCAGGCCGACGAGTCCGACGAGCGGCGCCGCGCCGGTGCCGCACGCGGACCGCTCGACGGAATCCCGCTGGCGATCAAGGACATCTACGACAAGGCGGGCTGGCCCACCGAAGCCGGGATGGCGGTGCGGCGCGGGCAGGTGGCGAGCAGCACCGCGACCGTCGTCGAACGCCTTGAGCAGGCGGGTGTGGTGATCGTCGGCAAGGTACACACCACCGAGGGCGTCTACACCGAGCACACCCCGCCGTTCAAGGCCCCCTTGAACCCGTGGGACCCCGGTCGCTGGGTGGGGGTGTCGTCGAGCGGCAGCGGCGTCGCCCCCGTGGCAGGTCTGTGCTTCGGCGCGCTCGGCTCGGACACGGGAGGCTCGATCCGGATGCCGTCGGCGTCCAACGGAGCGACCGGCCTGAAACCGACCTGGGGACGCGTGAGCCGGGCCGGGGTCGTCGAGCTCGCCGCGACGCTCGATCACGTCGGACCCATCTGCCGGTCGGCCCGCGACGCGGGCCTGGTGCTCGGCGCGATCGCCGGCGCCGATCCCCGCGACCCCACCGCGTCGCTGCGGCCCGTACCCGAATTCGGCACGCAGCCGCCGGCTTCGCTGTCCGGTGTCCGCATCGGTGTCGACCCCGCGTGGAGCTACACCGACGTCAGCACCGACGTCGAAAAGGCCCACCAGGAAGCCGAACAGGTGCTGCGCGAACTCGGCGCCGAGATCACGCCGGTGACGCTGCCCGATCCGACCGAGGCCATCACCGACTGGTTCGGGGTGTGCGCGGTGCAGACGGCGCGCGCACACACCGGCCTGTACCCCGAGAACAAGGACAGCTACGGCCCGGCACTCGCCGAACTGATCGAGCTCGGACGCTCGATGTCCGGCATCGACTACGACCGCCTGCTCCAACGGCGCCTGCTGTTCAAGGGGCAGATGGAGGCGGCGCTGGCGACGGTGGACGCGGTGCTGATCCCCGCCATGTCGTTCATCGCCCCGCCGGTGGAGAAGATGGTTCGCATGGACGAGGAGACCACCGCGGGCGTGCACCGCTTCACGGTGCCGTTCACGCTGTCGCAGCTGCCGACGGTCACGTTCCCGGGCGGCTTCACCACCACGGAGGCCGGGCATGCGTTCCCGGTCGGCCTGCAACTCGTCGGCAGTGCCTTCGAGGAGCGCAGGATCGTCGATGTGGTGGGCGCGTTCCAGGCCGCCACACCGTGGAACAAGCGTCACCCCGCCCTCTGA
- a CDS encoding purine-cytosine permease family protein, with translation MFWFALGGQMGFLVGWPWLLVPIAYMVIGATVVGALVMRIASQEGLSLPLLSRGLGFGARGSAIASFVYAVNYVFYFIFEGSIVSHGLAEIAGIPIDSAGASVVFALVALVALYYSWRGMHSMNILQRFGMPIFLVLFVIGMVMLANGYVLTGPGEWAVQDGMTTTAMWQALSLANGQVVFQALIATDYGRFVKRTVTYAGTAGVMLVELLMIAVVMVIGVFLGFTMVSHFGENRAEAELAATDPGLIFAVVMGVLGVIFAVLTQVRINVMNLYSGSLALSNAWDVLSPKRVGRQWWMVLLVVLGVVLYPINVLQYTDKFLAVTGIMTNTWIFILLSDYFVCRKLLKLAPGSQIEYREGRVKDWNLCGMVALGTGLIVGALGVFGAYPMYFASFAAMVVGPLVYIPLTVLTRGAQYGAATVAADEDLSDDRSIEPAP, from the coding sequence ATGTTCTGGTTCGCGTTGGGCGGCCAGATGGGGTTCCTGGTGGGCTGGCCCTGGCTGCTCGTCCCCATCGCCTATATGGTCATCGGCGCCACCGTGGTCGGGGCGTTGGTGATGCGGATCGCCAGTCAGGAGGGCCTGTCGCTGCCACTGCTGTCCCGTGGGCTCGGATTCGGTGCCCGCGGTTCGGCGATCGCGTCCTTCGTGTACGCGGTGAACTACGTCTTCTATTTCATCTTCGAGGGCAGTATCGTCTCGCACGGGCTGGCCGAGATCGCAGGCATACCGATCGATTCGGCAGGAGCCAGCGTGGTGTTTGCCCTCGTGGCGCTCGTGGCGCTCTACTACTCGTGGCGCGGCATGCACTCGATGAACATCCTGCAGCGCTTCGGCATGCCGATCTTTCTGGTGCTGTTCGTCATCGGAATGGTCATGCTGGCCAACGGCTATGTCCTCACCGGTCCCGGTGAGTGGGCGGTACAGGATGGCATGACGACCACGGCCATGTGGCAGGCGTTGAGCCTTGCGAACGGTCAGGTGGTGTTCCAGGCCCTCATCGCCACCGACTACGGACGGTTCGTCAAACGCACGGTGACCTACGCTGGGACGGCCGGCGTGATGCTCGTCGAACTGCTGATGATCGCCGTCGTCATGGTGATCGGCGTGTTCCTCGGCTTCACGATGGTGTCGCACTTCGGGGAGAACCGGGCAGAGGCCGAGCTCGCCGCCACCGACCCCGGGCTGATCTTCGCGGTGGTAATGGGTGTTCTGGGCGTCATTTTCGCGGTGCTCACCCAGGTGCGCATCAACGTGATGAACCTGTACTCCGGATCGCTGGCGTTGTCCAACGCGTGGGACGTGCTCTCGCCGAAACGCGTCGGCCGGCAGTGGTGGATGGTGCTGCTGGTCGTGCTCGGGGTCGTGCTGTACCCGATCAACGTTCTGCAGTACACCGACAAGTTCCTCGCCGTCACCGGGATCATGACCAACACCTGGATCTTCATCCTGCTCAGCGACTACTTCGTGTGCCGCAAGCTGCTCAAGCTCGCACCCGGTAGCCAGATCGAGTACCGCGAAGGGCGCGTGAAGGATTGGAACCTCTGCGGCATGGTGGCGTTGGGCACGGGCCTGATCGTCGGGGCGCTCGGCGTGTTCGGTGCCTACCCGATGTACTTCGCGTCGTTCGCGGCGATGGTGGTGGGGCCGCTCGTGTACATTCCGCTGACCGTGCTGACCAGGGGCGCGCAGTACGGCGCCGCTACGGTCGCGGCCGACGAGGATCTGTCCGACGATCGATCCATCGAGCCTGCGCCGTAG
- a CDS encoding acyl-CoA dehydrogenase family protein yields MAHDLSLLASSGTHVVTNQVPPLEDYNPATSPVLTEALIREGGEWGLDEVNALGTLSGSRQAQRWGELADRNRPVLHTHDRYGHRIDEVEYDPAYHELMSVAVSYGLHAAPWADNRPGSHVVRAAKTSVWTPEPGHICPISMTYAVVPALRCNPELAKIYEPLLTSRVYDPELKIPTTKLGITAGMSMTEKQGGSDVRAGTTEATPNGDGSYTLTGHKWFTSAPMCDIFLVLAQAPGGLSCFFLPRILPDGRRNRMFLQRLKDKLGNHANASSEVEYDGATAWLVGEEGRGVPTIIEMVNLTRLDCTLGSATSMRNGLSKAVHHAQHRKAFGAYLIDQPLMRNVLADLAVEAEAATMLAMRMAGATDKAVHGDEREKLLRRIGLAAGKYWVCKRATPHAAEAMECLGGNGYVEDSGMPRLYREAPLMGIWEGSGNVSALDTLRAMATRPECVDVLFDELGKTAGHDERLDAHVATLRRDLGELETIQYRARKVAEDISLALQGSLLVRHGHPAVAEAFLASRLGGQWGGAFGTLPTGLDLAPIIERALVKA; encoded by the coding sequence ATGGCACACGATCTGTCGCTACTTGCCTCCTCGGGCACCCACGTCGTCACCAATCAGGTGCCGCCCCTGGAGGACTACAACCCCGCCACCTCGCCGGTGCTCACCGAGGCGCTCATCCGCGAGGGCGGCGAATGGGGGCTCGACGAGGTCAACGCGCTCGGCACGCTCAGTGGCAGCCGGCAGGCGCAGCGGTGGGGCGAGCTGGCCGACCGCAACCGGCCCGTCCTGCACACGCATGACCGGTACGGTCACCGCATCGACGAGGTCGAGTACGACCCGGCCTACCACGAACTCATGTCGGTGGCCGTCAGCTACGGTCTGCACGCCGCGCCATGGGCCGACAACCGGCCCGGTTCGCACGTGGTGCGGGCCGCCAAGACCTCGGTGTGGACTCCCGAACCGGGTCACATCTGCCCGATCTCGATGACGTATGCGGTGGTTCCCGCGCTGAGGTGCAACCCCGAACTGGCCAAGATCTACGAGCCGTTGTTGACCAGCCGGGTCTACGACCCCGAACTCAAGATTCCGACAACCAAACTCGGTATCACAGCAGGCATGTCGATGACCGAGAAGCAGGGCGGCTCCGACGTGCGCGCCGGGACCACCGAAGCCACGCCCAACGGCGACGGCAGCTACACGCTGACCGGGCACAAGTGGTTCACCTCGGCACCGATGTGCGACATCTTCCTGGTGCTCGCGCAGGCACCCGGCGGGTTGAGCTGCTTCTTCCTGCCGCGCATCCTTCCCGACGGACGCCGAAACCGAATGTTCCTGCAACGCCTGAAGGACAAGCTCGGCAACCACGCCAACGCGTCCAGCGAGGTCGAGTACGACGGCGCAACCGCATGGCTGGTCGGCGAGGAGGGACGCGGCGTGCCGACCATCATCGAGATGGTCAACCTCACCCGGCTCGACTGCACGTTGGGCAGCGCAACCAGCATGCGTAACGGCCTGTCGAAGGCCGTGCACCACGCACAGCACCGAAAAGCGTTCGGCGCGTATCTGATCGACCAGCCGCTGATGCGCAACGTGCTGGCCGATCTCGCGGTCGAGGCCGAGGCCGCCACCATGCTGGCCATGCGCATGGCCGGTGCGACCGACAAGGCCGTCCACGGCGACGAACGCGAGAAGCTCTTGCGCCGAATCGGTCTGGCCGCCGGTAAGTACTGGGTGTGCAAGCGCGCCACGCCGCACGCCGCCGAGGCCATGGAATGCCTGGGCGGCAACGGGTATGTCGAGGATTCGGGCATGCCGAGGCTGTACCGGGAGGCGCCGCTGATGGGCATCTGGGAAGGCTCGGGCAACGTGAGCGCACTGGATACCCTGCGCGCCATGGCAACCCGGCCCGAATGCGTCGATGTGCTGTTCGACGAACTCGGCAAGACCGCCGGACACGACGAACGCCTCGACGCCCACGTCGCGACGCTGCGGCGTGACCTCGGCGAGCTCGAGACCATCCAGTACCGGGCCCGCAAGGTCGCCGAGGACATCTCGCTGGCCCTGCAGGGATCGCTGCTCGTGCGCCACGGCCACCCCGCGGTCGCCGAGGCCTTCCTCGCCAGCCGGCTCGGCGGGCAGTGGGGCGGAGCGTTCGGCACCCTGCCCACCGGGCTCGACCTCGCGCCCATCATCGAACGCGCGCTGGTGAAGGCGTGA
- a CDS encoding crotonase/enoyl-CoA hydratase family protein — MSEPVRIERNGPVTTVIIDRPEARNAVNGPTAAALFTAFEEFDADDTASVAVLTGANGTFCAGADLKAFGTPEANQVHRDGPGPMGPSRMELSKPVIAAISGYAVAGGLELALWCDLRVVEEDAVMGVFCRRWGVPLIDGGTVRLPRLIGHSRAMDLILTGRGVDAAEAYAIGLANRVVPTGQARRAAEELAAELAHLPQQCMRADRLSAIHQWGESEKDAMDFEFASIARVKDEAMHGAGRFAAGAGRHGAGA; from the coding sequence GTGAGCGAACCTGTCCGGATCGAACGCAACGGCCCGGTCACCACGGTCATCATCGACCGGCCCGAGGCGAGGAACGCGGTCAACGGCCCGACCGCCGCGGCCCTGTTCACCGCATTCGAGGAGTTCGACGCCGACGACACGGCATCCGTCGCAGTGCTGACCGGTGCGAACGGAACGTTCTGCGCCGGGGCCGATCTCAAGGCGTTCGGCACACCGGAGGCGAACCAGGTGCACCGCGACGGGCCCGGGCCGATGGGCCCGAGCCGGATGGAGCTGTCCAAACCGGTGATCGCGGCGATCAGCGGGTACGCGGTCGCGGGTGGTCTGGAACTTGCGCTGTGGTGCGACCTGCGGGTGGTCGAGGAGGACGCCGTCATGGGGGTGTTCTGCCGGCGTTGGGGTGTTCCGCTCATCGACGGCGGGACGGTGCGCCTGCCGCGGTTGATCGGGCACAGCCGCGCGATGGATCTGATCCTGACCGGACGCGGCGTCGACGCCGCCGAGGCGTACGCGATCGGTCTGGCCAACCGCGTCGTACCCACCGGGCAGGCGCGTCGGGCCGCCGAAGAGCTCGCGGCCGAATTGGCGCACCTGCCTCAACAGTGCATGCGGGCAGACCGTCTGTCGGCGATTCACCAGTGGGGCGAATCCGAGAAGGATGCAATGGATTTCGAGTTCGCCAGCATCGCGCGCGTCAAGGACGAGGCGATGCACGGGGCCGGACGGTTCGCCGCGGGCGCGGGCCGCCACGGCGCCGGCGCCTGA
- a CDS encoding PaaX family transcriptional regulator C-terminal domain-containing protein yields the protein MTARSVVLSVMLGAHPAWASSAELIRLTADFGIREQTLRVALTRMVSAGDLVRSADGYRLSDRLMARQRRQDDAIDPKVRDHDGEWLTVIVTSVGTDARTRASMRNTLQQYRFGELREGVWLRPDNLDQALPGEITDRVRILRSRDDNPHDLAARLWDLPGWARAGHRLLDEMADATDIPTRFAVAAGIVRHLLIDPMLPDELLPAAWPGAALRTAYNDFAAELVARRDHTELLEAT from the coding sequence ATGACCGCACGCTCGGTGGTGCTCAGCGTGATGCTGGGCGCGCATCCGGCGTGGGCCAGCTCGGCCGAACTGATCAGGCTCACAGCGGACTTCGGCATTCGTGAGCAGACGCTGCGGGTCGCGCTGACCAGGATGGTGAGCGCGGGTGACCTGGTGCGCTCGGCCGACGGCTACCGGCTGTCGGACCGGCTGATGGCCCGCCAGCGCAGGCAGGACGACGCCATCGACCCCAAGGTACGCGACCATGACGGCGAGTGGCTCACGGTGATCGTGACCAGCGTCGGCACCGACGCCCGCACGCGCGCCTCGATGCGCAACACCCTGCAGCAGTACCGATTCGGTGAACTGCGCGAAGGGGTGTGGCTGCGGCCCGACAACCTCGACCAGGCACTGCCCGGCGAGATCACCGACCGGGTCCGGATCCTGCGCAGCCGCGACGACAACCCGCACGACCTCGCCGCGCGCCTGTGGGATCTGCCAGGGTGGGCCCGTGCCGGTCACCGCCTGCTCGACGAGATGGCCGACGCCACCGACATCCCCACCCGCTTCGCCGTCGCGGCCGGCATCGTGCGACACCTGCTGATCGACCCGATGCTGCCCGACGAGCTGCTGCCCGCCGCCTGGCCGGGCGCGGCGTTGCGCACCGCGTACAACGACTTCGCCGCCGAACTCGTCGCGCGGCGTGACCATACCGAACTGCTGGAGGCGACGTGA